GGAATGGTTGGAACCTGGTAATGATCAGACTAATCTTTTAAAAGTATTTTGGGATGAAATGAGTAAGGCTCCGGAAGAAAAGTTAGAACTTAAAATACCACAGGACAGGCGTTTTAAAAAGCTTTCAGAAGAATGGACTCTGCGTGATGCCATGCCGCCGATGTTGAAAGACCTTGCAGAAAAAGTTGGGGCAGTGGAGAAAACAATCAGCCGTATTTTCAAAAAAGAAACAGGATTATCTTACCAGGAATGGAGGCAGCAGTGGCGGTTGCAGCGATCGATTGAGCTTTTGGTGGAAGGTAATTCAATTGGAGAAGTTTCTCATATTTTGGACTTTTCATCTGATAGTGCTTTTATAAATTTTTTCAAGAAACAGACGGGTTCCACTCCTTTGCAATATCTCATGAAAAATGAGTAGCCATCAAGGAAAAAAATTGGGAAAATGATGTTTGTAACCAAAGAAAAAATTAAATATTCTTTTAAGTTGTGTATCATGTCAAGGTTTTACACCTTGACATGATACACATAGTAGTAAAAATTTCTTGTCTTATGCAAAGTCTATTGAAAAGTAATTTGCTTAACATTGGATGTATCAATAGAATAGCTAAATAAAAAATAAAAGATATGAACAATTATACTACTACAATTGAACTCAAAGCTTCGGCAGAGAATATCTATGAGGCTCTTTCTCATCAGATTCCTCTTTGGTGGTCTGAACTGTTTACTGGAGTATCAGCACAGGAAGGGGATGTATTTACGGTAAGATTTGGAGACCATATTCATAAGACAATAAGTATAAAAGAAGCAATATCCAACTCAAGATTGATTTGGTCTGTTGATGATTCACTGATTGCTATTCCTGAATTAAAAAATCAGACAGAGTGGATTGGGACACGTATCGTATGGGAAATGAAACAAAAGGAGAACAGCAGTTTGTTGCAGCTTACCCATGTAGGTTTAAATCCGACTGTGGAGTGTTATACTATTTGTTCCGGTGGCTGGAATCAATTTATCGGGAGTCTGAAACTCTTTCTGGAAACCGGAACCGGAAATCCTTACAAAAAATGAAAAATATTGAAATAAAAAAAGAGACTGTTTACGTATAAACAGCCTCTTTTTGTATGTATTGTTGTCTGAATTATTTCTTCTTGTAAGCAGCGTCTTTGATTCTTGCTTTTTTACCTCTAAGGTCTCTGAAGTAGTAAATTCTAGCTCTTCTAACTCTACCTTTTCTGTCAAGCTCGATTTTTTGAAGTGCAGGTAGGTTAATAGGGAATACTCTTTCTACACCTACATCACCACTCATTTTTCTGATAGTGAAAGTTTTTGTAGAACCAGTACCTCTTAATTGGATAACTGTTCCTTTGAAGAACTGAGTTCTTGTCTTTTGTCCTTCTTTAATTTCGTAATACACAGTAATTGTATCACCTGCTTTGAATTCAGGGAATTCTTTTTTAGCAATGTACTTGTCTTGTACGTACTTTAATAAATCCATTATTAATAAAATAAAATGTTAAAGCTAAGCAACTTACACGTTCTTCGTCAGAGGTTGAATAACAGGTTGCAAATGTACAAAATACTTTTTGAATATGCCAAATAATTAATGTACTAAAAACTATAATTTTTTCATTCCGGTTTTGCTAAAAAATTAACGGTTTCTTTAAAGTACCATCAGACAGAGTTTATATGGGAATTCTACTTTTGCCCGAAGTAAAAAATCCGAACAACGATTTTTTAAATTCCTGATTCACAATTTAAAACTATATGTTATTTTAAAACTAAAGCTATTATGAAACATTATTTCTTCTTTTTTTGTTTCGCGGTCCAGATGGCTTTCGGGCAGGTTTTGTTTCCCTATTTACAAAATCCAACCCCGAATTCTATGATCGTCAATTGGAAAACAGCTTCCAATAATGAAACAACCGTGATCTACGGAGATTCTCCAACGAATTTGAACGTGACGGTAACAGGAACTACCAATATCTTTTCAGATACGGGGTACAACAACAACTATTATTATCACACAGCAAAGATCGCCAATCTTCAGCCGAATACGAAATACTATTACAAGATAAAAACCGGAACCAGTGAGTCTGCCGTTTACAATTTCAGAACACTTCCTTTACCGGGACAGGCTGTAACTGCCAATGGAAAGATCCGTTTCCTTATTATGGGTGACAACCAGATCAAAGCAGAGCCTAGATATGATACTCTTACGCTGAATGCTTATAAAAAATTAAAGGAAAAATTCGGAGCCACTTCAGATCCGTCAGATAATATTGCTCTTACTTTTATGGTGGGAGATCAGGTGGATGTAGGAACATTGGATCATTACGAGAATGTTCACTTTAAAAAGAACATCAAGTTATCTCCTTATCTGCCTATACAGACCACAGTAGGAAATCATGAGACTTACGGAACGCTGGGAATGAATTCCTATTATGCCCATTTCTATATAGATGAAATTAAATATAAAAATATAAGCTCTGGTAATGAGAATTATTATGCTCAGCAGGCGGGTAATGTATTATTTGTGAGTTTAAGTTCTGAGCATACGGGATCAGCACAGCAGACCTGGCTTCAGCAGATCTTAACAGCAGCCAACAATGATCCTACGGTAGACTGGATCATTTCTTTGAGCCACAGACCTTATCAGGCAGAGCAATATGTAGGAGATATCTCTACATGGGTAAGAGAAAATGCAGTACCACTTCTGGTAACCTCTGATAAATATTTAATGCACGTTGGAGCTCACCACCACTTATATCACAGAGGACAGCTGAAAAATACACCAAACTATCAGATTATTTCTGGAGGGACAGCATGGGATCAGTATTGGGGAATGTCCAATGAAAAAGATTTTGATGATGTTCAGAAAACTTTGACAGACTGGACGTATCAGATTGTGGAAGTAGATATTCCAACCGGAAAAGTGGATATCGAATGTTATTCGATCGGTGGAGTCTATAACAAAAAAAATAATGTACTGGTAGATTCTTTCCATAGGTATAAAAATCAGCCTAAGCCGGCTAAACCATCCATTACAAATAATTTCTCAGGAGCTATCACTTTACCTTTGACATTGAATGGAAGTGCATTTGCTTCTTCAAATAATGAACTGTTGAACACTACACAGTTCCTGATCAGTAAGACATCTAATTTTTCTGTGATTGAAAAAGAATTCTACCGTGATTTTGAAAACTGGTTTGGGAAAGACGGAAACGGAACTCCGGATAAAACCAAAAACCTGAATGATGGAGTAGACATTACAAAAGCCACCTTAGCTGCGAACTCTATTCCAAATGGAATTTATTACGTGAAAACCCGTTACAGAGACAGAAATCTGGAGTGGAGTGACTGGAGTGATGTGAAACAGTTTGAAATCACTGGAAGTGTAGTTTCAAATCCTACTTTTACTTTAAATAAAACAGAATATGCCCAAAATGAAGCCATTACCGCTACTTTCACCGGAGGTCCAGGAAACCAGCAGGATTGGGTAGGAATCTATAAAAAAGGACAAACGCCGGCCAGTACTACTTCACAAGTGTATAGTTATACTAATGGGCAGGTAGCAGGAACAGTTACTTTTAATAACGGTATGGCTAATAAAGGCCAGTATTTTGCAGGATTTTTTGCTAATGGCGGCTATACAGAAATCACTCCTAGAAAAAATTTCTATGTAGGACCGAAAGTTCAGCTGCAGACTACTTCTGATACCTATCCGGTAGGAGGAACAGTTGTCCTTAATTTTACTGACGGGCCCAACTTACAGAAAGACTGGATCGGAATTTATAAAATGGGGCAGACTCCGGGAACTACAGCTTCTATCAAATGGAGTTATGTAACAGCTGCATCAGGAACATTGAATTTTACAGGGCTTCCGAAAGGATATTATTACGCTCAATATTTACTGGAAGACGGATATAACGGAATCGGGGAGAAGGTATTCTTTAAAGTAGGAGATATCGTTACAGATCTTTGGATCAACAAACCGGTATATACTTTAGGAGAAAATATTACGGCTTCATGGACGGATTCTCCGGGAATTATAAAAGATTGGTTAGGAATTTATCCTCAAAGTGTTCAGACACCGGATGATAATTTTGTTTCTTATACCTATTTTGACGGAGTGACTCAGGGAACAAAAACCATCCAGGGAACAGCAGTACCTGCCACACCAGGAAACTATTATATGGTAATGTTTACCAATGATTCCTATACAGAAGTTTCAAACAGGGTACAGTTCCAGGTAACTTCACCAACATTAGGAACTGAAGAAACCAGAAGTACAGAGAAAAATGTAGTGTTGTATCCGAACCCAACCAAACCGGGACAGCCTACTTTTATCAAAAGTGATTACCCGATTGAGAAAATAGAGTTGGTCTCAGCTTCGGGAGAACTGCTTTATGTATCGAAAAATATCAATAATCAACGTTTCTCTTTGGTGAATGAGAATCTTCCTGCAGGCGTTTATTTTGTAAAAGTACACGGAAGAAAACTATTTACTCTAAAGCTGATTATTCAGTAAGGTAAACAAAACACCATTATAATTTTAGAGACTGCTAGAAATAGTAGTCTCTTTTTTTATTATTTAAACATACTACCTGCTTAATCTGAATAATTCGGCAGGAATGTTTACCACAAATATCTGTGTTATATGTGGTTAAATGAAAAAGCGATTCCAAAAAAATGAAACCGCCTTTGATATATAGTTGTGGTAATTAGTCAAATAGATGGTGCAGATCATCCTCGCTGATCAGCGTCTGGTTTTCAGCAGAAGCATTTTCCTCCTGAGCATCGGCCAGCGTTTTAGTTTCCTGAATGAGCTTTCCATCCATATTATAAAGTTTTAACAAGATCCATTTCCCGCTGCGTTCAAGTTCTTTAGCTCCATCCCATGTTTTTATTCTGATTTTTCCGTTTTGAATAACACCTGCTTTTACAGAAGACTTATTGGCAGGCTTTCCTTTTATATACTGTGTGATTTGTGCTGTGAAGGAATAATCTTCCCCGTCTTCACTGATAGGTTGTGTGAATGTATATAAAATAGTGCCTTTGGGGTCATAAACAGTTGCATCATAGAATGTTTGTTTAGCGTTCAGCTTTTTTTCAAAACTCAGTTTCGTATTAGCACCTTCAAAAAAGTTTTTGATATTTACAATAATACCTTCCTTATAGACTGTTTCATTAAAGCCTTCATAAGTAGTACCATTATAAGGCATATCATCTTTGTAGGTCAATGTAGATTTCAGCTTTCCATCTGGAGAATAATATTTAATTTCCTGTATGATCTCATCTTTTAAAAACTTCTCAGATGATAATTTTCCGTTTTCATCAAAGTATTTACTTGTTACAATTGATCCTTTTTCATAGGTATCGATGGATGAAATCTGTGTATATTCATAAGCCAGCTGATAATCCTCTCCATCCATTGGATTATAAATATCATTTTCCTTATCATACTGATATATCAGATGTCCTATTTTTTTACCCGACTCATCATAAGTGGTTTTATAGCCATCTTTTTTATTCATTTTCTGCTCCTGTAAGATCTTTCCGCTTTTGCTGTAAGTTACACTTTCCTTTACACTGCCGTCTTTTCTGTATTTTTCTATCTTTGAGATCCTCATTGGGCTGGAATAATAATCTACCATCATGTTTTCTGCAGAACCGGAAGTGCCGCTTCCCAGATACTTACCCTTTTCACCATAATATTTTGTTTCAGTATTACCGTCCTTATCAATGATGGTTTCGTTTCTGATGCCTTTAATGTCATTATCATAAACGGTTGTTTTTACAGGCGTGGAGTTTTCATAATCGACCAGAATATTAAAATCAATTCCGTCCTCAGCATCTTTATAGCTGAACATCTTTCCTGAAAAATTTCCGTCAGCTTTATATACCATATCTTCTGTCAACCTGCCTTCCGTATCATAAGTCTGAGCTGGACCAACCTGTTGGCCGTTAGAATAGGTGGCAAAATTCAGAACCTTTCCTTCAGGTGTATACCAGGTGACTTTTCCGTCAAAAACTTCGTTGTTTGGAGTAGTGTCAGAAGCCAGACCTTCCATCTGTAGTTTTCCGTCCTTATAGAAGTCTTTGATAAGAGTTAGTTTTCCTTTAGGAGTCGTTTCACGGTAATATTCCATTTTATCCTGAGTGGTTTTTTCCCAGTTTTCATCGAAATAAGTTTTTTCTTGTGCATACACATTGATACTGAGTACCAGGGCAAGTAATGCTGAGGTAAATAATTTTTTCATGCTTTTATTTAAGGTTTGATTTTGTATATGATTAATATGATGATAGGTGTTGAAGCAGATCTTAGTAGCGATCAAAAGAACCGAAAAGGGCAGGTAATTGTCTGCCATGAAATAATTTCTACATTAAAATTGTGTTTAAGTAAATACTATCCTGAAACAACAAAATAGGCTGTTCTTCTGGATTTGAAGGCCCAAATATAAATCAAATTGATGAAAAATACCATGAAAAATGAACAGACTTGTTCGATTTTGTAAATAAGTGTTTGATTATTATGGTCTTAAATTATAAAATATATCACTCTAAAAAGGATGAAATTCCGTATCATTTCCGTTCATCGGATATACAAGAAAATTTATTAAATTTAGCCAACAGAAAAATCTAATATTTCATGATAGATAAAAGAGTAAAAAATGCAAAGGAGGCCATCGAAGGAATTAATGATGGAATGACACTGATGCTTGGCGGATTCGGACTTTGCGGTATTCCTGAAAACTCAATCAATGCTTTGGTAGAAAGTGATGTGAAAGATCTGACTTGTATTTCAAACAATGCGGGGGTAGATGATTTCGGATTAGGATTACTGCTTCACAAAAGACAGATCAAGAAAATGATCTCTTCTTATGTGGGAGAAAATGCTGAATTTGAAAGACAGATGCTTTCAGGTGAACTGGATGTAGAACTTACTCCACAAGGGACTTTAGCTGAAAAATGCAGAGCTGCTCAGGCAGGAATTCCGGCTTTTTACACACCTGCAGGTTACGGAACTGAAGTAGCAGAAGGAAAAGAAGTAAAAGAATTCAAAGGAAAACCTCATATCCTGGAGCATGCTTACGATGCAGACTTTTCTATCGTAAAAGCATGGAAAGGAGACCACGCCGGAAACCTTATCTTCAAAGGATCTGCGCGAAATTTCAACCATCCTATGGCAGGAGCTGCAAAGATTACCATTGCTGAAGTAGAAGAATTGGTAGAACCGGGACAATTGGATCCAAACGAAATTCATATTCCGGGAATCATGATTCAAAGGATTTTCCAGGGAGAAAAATTTGAAAAAAGAATTGAGCAGAGAACAGTAAGAACTAAAGAATAAGTTCGAATAATAAAACAAAAAAGCGCTGAAAATATTTTCAGCGCTTTTTTTATGCTTGAGGAGTAAGAGTTTTTCTTTCTCCGATCTGTTGTCTCCACATGGCGTAGTAAAGTCCTTTTTCAGCAATCAGATTGCTGTGGGAACCTGTTTCTACTACCTGCCCGCGTTCAAGAACATAGATTTTATCGGCATGCATAATCGTACTTAAGCGGTGGGCTATGAGTACTGTGATCTGTTCTCTTTCTTTTGATATGTCCTTGATGGTCGTAGTAATTTCTTCTTCAGTAATACTGTCCAGTGCAGAAGTAGCTTCATCAAAAATCAACAGATGAGGTTTTCTTAAAAGAGCTCTTGCAATGGCAATTCTTTGTTTTTCACCGCCGCTCAGTTTCAGACCGCCTTCACCAATAACTGTTTCAATTCCTTTTTCTGCCCTTTCCAGCAATGCCGTGCAGCTCGATTTCTGTAAAGCAGCAGCCAGCTCCTGTTCAGTAGCAGCAGGATTTACGAAAAGAAGATTTTCTTTAATAGTTCCTGCAAATAATTGAGTATCCTGAGTTACAAAACCAATTTGATTTCTCAGTTCATCAAAATCAAATTCCTTCCCATTAATTCCATTGTAAAAAATATTCCCTTCCTGAGGTCTGTACAACCCAACCAGCAGTTTTACCAGTGTACTTTTTCCGGAACCACTAGGCCCTACAAAAGCAATAGTTTCTCCGTTTTTGAGATCAAAAGAGATATTATTTAAGGCTTTATACTGGGCAGACTGATGTTTGAAAGAAACGTGTTTGAACTCCAGTTCTTCAATAGCACCAATTTGTTTCGGATGAAGAGGTTTTTCTTCTACTTCTTTTTTCATTAAACGGTCAAAATTCTGAAGAGAAGCTTCCGCCTCACGGTAAGAAATAATGATATTCCCGATTTCCTGCATCGGCCCAAAAATAAAGAAACCATAAAACATTAAGGATAGATACTGCCCTGGAGTCACAATATTTTTAAAAATTAAATACAATAAAGTCAGGGTAATCAACTGCTGGAGAAAATTCACCATCGTTCCCTGGATAAAACTTAAAGAACGGATGCTTTTCACCTTTCTTAGCTCAAGACCAAGGATCTTATAAGTATTGTTATTTAAACGGATTACTTCCTGGTTTGTCAATCCTAAACTTTTCACAATTTCAATGTTTCTTAAACTTTCTGTAGTACTTCCGGCTAAAGCTGTGGTTTCTGAAACAATATTTTTCTGAATGACTTTTATTCTCTTACTCAATAAATTGGTAACAATAGCAATAAAGAATATTCCACAGATATAAACCGGCATAATAGACCAATGCAAACGGATCGCATACACCGAAACGAAAATAATGCTCACCAGAATTCCGAAGAAAATATTAATGAAATTAGTGATAAATTTTACGGTATCTTCTCTTACTTTTGTTAAAATAGATAAAGTTTCACCACTTCTCTGATCTTCAAATTCCTGGAAAGGCAGTGCCATGGAGTGCTTTAAACCGTCTGTAAATATTTTTGCTCCGAATTTTTGGGTAATAACACTTACCACATAATCCTGAAAAGCCTTGGCTATTCTACTCACCATAGCCGTTCCGATAAGCAGCCCAAGGAAATAAAAAGCACCATGATATAAGGAACTTCCATATAAATATTCATTCAGGTTTCTGGGCAATAGTTTTTCTTTATCAAAAAAATTGGGGTGAGTGACCAGCTGGTCCAGAATATTTCCTGTAATAGCCGGGGCGAATAAAGAGAAAACCTGATTGATAGTGGCCAAAAATAAAGAAATGATAATCAGCCATTGATAAGGTTTAAGATATTTGAAAAGTATTTTCATTCTGTTAAAATAATGAAGCAAAATTACAGATATTATTTTAACTAACAGTGTTAATTGTTGAACACAACAAAGCTCTTTTGTATTCAAGTGAAAATAATTAAATTGCAGTCTAAGTTTTTATTATGCTTACAAAAGAACAAATTG
The window above is part of the Chryseobacterium sp. MA9 genome. Proteins encoded here:
- a CDS encoding helix-turn-helix domain-containing protein, whose translation is MAVLKQNEEFDADSIQQKVIGIASDMVMHDSGFHLHTTKAQLLYAPSGCMTVTTSDRQFVLPPFRMLWIPANAVHRVNFRNIVAYRSVYFDENYSEKYMKSSLKVLHVNSLLKEIIERICFWEWLEPGNDQTNLLKVFWDEMSKAPEEKLELKIPQDRRFKKLSEEWTLRDAMPPMLKDLAEKVGAVEKTISRIFKKETGLSYQEWRQQWRLQRSIELLVEGNSIGEVSHILDFSSDSAFINFFKKQTGSTPLQYLMKNE
- a CDS encoding SRPBCC domain-containing protein — its product is MNNYTTTIELKASAENIYEALSHQIPLWWSELFTGVSAQEGDVFTVRFGDHIHKTISIKEAISNSRLIWSVDDSLIAIPELKNQTEWIGTRIVWEMKQKENSSLLQLTHVGLNPTVECYTICSGGWNQFIGSLKLFLETGTGNPYKK
- the rplS gene encoding 50S ribosomal protein L19; protein product: MDLLKYVQDKYIAKKEFPEFKAGDTITVYYEIKEGQKTRTQFFKGTVIQLRGTGSTKTFTIRKMSGDVGVERVFPINLPALQKIELDRKGRVRRARIYYFRDLRGKKARIKDAAYKKK
- a CDS encoding fibronectin type III domain-containing protein, with the translated sequence MKHYFFFFCFAVQMAFGQVLFPYLQNPTPNSMIVNWKTASNNETTVIYGDSPTNLNVTVTGTTNIFSDTGYNNNYYYHTAKIANLQPNTKYYYKIKTGTSESAVYNFRTLPLPGQAVTANGKIRFLIMGDNQIKAEPRYDTLTLNAYKKLKEKFGATSDPSDNIALTFMVGDQVDVGTLDHYENVHFKKNIKLSPYLPIQTTVGNHETYGTLGMNSYYAHFYIDEIKYKNISSGNENYYAQQAGNVLFVSLSSEHTGSAQQTWLQQILTAANNDPTVDWIISLSHRPYQAEQYVGDISTWVRENAVPLLVTSDKYLMHVGAHHHLYHRGQLKNTPNYQIISGGTAWDQYWGMSNEKDFDDVQKTLTDWTYQIVEVDIPTGKVDIECYSIGGVYNKKNNVLVDSFHRYKNQPKPAKPSITNNFSGAITLPLTLNGSAFASSNNELLNTTQFLISKTSNFSVIEKEFYRDFENWFGKDGNGTPDKTKNLNDGVDITKATLAANSIPNGIYYVKTRYRDRNLEWSDWSDVKQFEITGSVVSNPTFTLNKTEYAQNEAITATFTGGPGNQQDWVGIYKKGQTPASTTSQVYSYTNGQVAGTVTFNNGMANKGQYFAGFFANGGYTEITPRKNFYVGPKVQLQTTSDTYPVGGTVVLNFTDGPNLQKDWIGIYKMGQTPGTTASIKWSYVTAASGTLNFTGLPKGYYYAQYLLEDGYNGIGEKVFFKVGDIVTDLWINKPVYTLGENITASWTDSPGIIKDWLGIYPQSVQTPDDNFVSYTYFDGVTQGTKTIQGTAVPATPGNYYMVMFTNDSYTEVSNRVQFQVTSPTLGTEETRSTEKNVVLYPNPTKPGQPTFIKSDYPIEKIELVSASGELLYVSKNINNQRFSLVNENLPAGVYFVKVHGRKLFTLKLIIQ
- a CDS encoding membrane-binding protein — its product is MKKLFTSALLALVLSINVYAQEKTYFDENWEKTTQDKMEYYRETTPKGKLTLIKDFYKDGKLQMEGLASDTTPNNEVFDGKVTWYTPEGKVLNFATYSNGQQVGPAQTYDTEGRLTEDMVYKADGNFSGKMFSYKDAEDGIDFNILVDYENSTPVKTTVYDNDIKGIRNETIIDKDGNTETKYYGEKGKYLGSGTSGSAENMMVDYYSSPMRISKIEKYRKDGSVKESVTYSKSGKILQEQKMNKKDGYKTTYDESGKKIGHLIYQYDKENDIYNPMDGEDYQLAYEYTQISSIDTYEKGSIVTSKYFDENGKLSSEKFLKDEIIQEIKYYSPDGKLKSTLTYKDDMPYNGTTYEGFNETVYKEGIIVNIKNFFEGANTKLSFEKKLNAKQTFYDATVYDPKGTILYTFTQPISEDGEDYSFTAQITQYIKGKPANKSSVKAGVIQNGKIRIKTWDGAKELERSGKWILLKLYNMDGKLIQETKTLADAQEENASAENQTLISEDDLHHLFD
- a CDS encoding CoA transferase subunit A, with product MIDKRVKNAKEAIEGINDGMTLMLGGFGLCGIPENSINALVESDVKDLTCISNNAGVDDFGLGLLLHKRQIKKMISSYVGENAEFERQMLSGELDVELTPQGTLAEKCRAAQAGIPAFYTPAGYGTEVAEGKEVKEFKGKPHILEHAYDADFSIVKAWKGDHAGNLIFKGSARNFNHPMAGAAKITIAEVEELVEPGQLDPNEIHIPGIMIQRIFQGEKFEKRIEQRTVRTKE
- a CDS encoding ABC transporter ATP-binding protein → MKILFKYLKPYQWLIIISLFLATINQVFSLFAPAITGNILDQLVTHPNFFDKEKLLPRNLNEYLYGSSLYHGAFYFLGLLIGTAMVSRIAKAFQDYVVSVITQKFGAKIFTDGLKHSMALPFQEFEDQRSGETLSILTKVREDTVKFITNFINIFFGILVSIIFVSVYAIRLHWSIMPVYICGIFFIAIVTNLLSKRIKVIQKNIVSETTALAGSTTESLRNIEIVKSLGLTNQEVIRLNNNTYKILGLELRKVKSIRSLSFIQGTMVNFLQQLITLTLLYLIFKNIVTPGQYLSLMFYGFFIFGPMQEIGNIIISYREAEASLQNFDRLMKKEVEEKPLHPKQIGAIEELEFKHVSFKHQSAQYKALNNISFDLKNGETIAFVGPSGSGKSTLVKLLVGLYRPQEGNIFYNGINGKEFDFDELRNQIGFVTQDTQLFAGTIKENLLFVNPAATEQELAAALQKSSCTALLERAEKGIETVIGEGGLKLSGGEKQRIAIARALLRKPHLLIFDEATSALDSITEEEITTTIKDISKEREQITVLIAHRLSTIMHADKIYVLERGQVVETGSHSNLIAEKGLYYAMWRQQIGERKTLTPQA